A genomic stretch from Achromobacter spanius includes:
- the hemF gene encoding oxygen-dependent coproporphyrinogen oxidase codes for MNALPVASVRDYLTGLQARIVLALEAAEGGPFRADEWVRPEGGGGLSRLLEGGKLFERAGVLFSHVKGTKLPPSASAHRPELAGRAWEAMGVSMVLHPRNPYVPTTHMNVRMFVATARPGHDEADVFWFGGGIDLTPYYPFEDDARHFHTVCRDALASHGPEYYPRYKRWCDEYFFLKHRNETRGIGGVFFDDLNAPGFESSFALTRSVGDAFLDSYLPIVERRRDTAYTERERDFQAYRRGRYVEFNLVFDRGTLFGLQSGGRTESILLSMPPLAQWRYDWQPEAGTPEAELAAYLTPRDWV; via the coding sequence ATGAACGCCTTGCCCGTTGCCTCTGTCCGCGATTACCTCACCGGCTTGCAGGCGCGTATTGTCCTAGCACTGGAAGCGGCGGAAGGCGGCCCTTTCCGTGCCGATGAATGGGTACGTCCGGAAGGCGGCGGCGGGCTGTCGCGGCTGCTGGAAGGCGGCAAGCTGTTCGAGCGCGCGGGCGTACTGTTCAGCCACGTCAAGGGCACGAAGCTGCCCCCGTCGGCCAGCGCCCACCGGCCCGAGCTTGCCGGTCGTGCGTGGGAGGCCATGGGCGTTTCCATGGTGCTGCACCCGCGCAACCCCTACGTGCCCACCACGCACATGAATGTGCGCATGTTCGTGGCGACGGCCCGCCCCGGGCATGACGAAGCCGACGTCTTCTGGTTCGGTGGCGGCATAGACCTGACGCCCTATTACCCTTTCGAAGACGACGCCCGGCATTTCCATACGGTCTGCCGCGACGCGCTGGCCAGCCACGGCCCTGAGTACTACCCGCGCTACAAGCGCTGGTGCGACGAGTACTTCTTCCTGAAGCACCGCAACGAAACGCGCGGCATCGGCGGCGTCTTCTTTGACGACCTGAACGCGCCTGGCTTTGAGTCCTCGTTTGCCCTGACCCGGTCCGTGGGCGACGCATTCCTGGACAGCTATCTGCCCATCGTCGAACGTCGCCGCGACACGGCTTACACCGAACGCGAACGCGACTTCCAGGCTTACCGCCGAGGCCGCTACGTTGAATTCAATCTGGTGTTCGACCGCGGCACGCTGTTCGGCCTGCAATCCGGTGGCCGCACCGAATCCATCCTGCTGTCCATGCCACCCTTGGCGCAATGGCGCTACGACTGGCAGCCCGAAGCAGGCACGCCGGAAGCCGAGCTTGCCGCCTACCTGACGCCGCGGGATTGGGTTTGA
- the rsfS gene encoding ribosome silencing factor, which yields MDITKLQRAVIDALEDVKAQDIKVYNTTHLTSLFDRVVIASATSNRQTRALASSVADRGRALELTGITIEGEDTGEWVVVDLGDVVVHIMQPAIRQYYNLEEIWGGKPVRVKLLPESTRVAPIPADNGYDNAEA from the coding sequence ATGGATATAACGAAACTCCAACGCGCCGTCATCGATGCCCTCGAAGACGTCAAGGCGCAAGACATCAAGGTCTACAACACCACGCATCTGACAAGCTTGTTCGATCGCGTCGTGATTGCCAGCGCCACCTCCAACCGCCAAACCCGAGCCCTTGCCTCCAGCGTGGCCGACCGCGGCCGCGCACTGGAACTGACCGGCATCACCATCGAAGGCGAGGACACCGGTGAATGGGTCGTCGTCGACCTGGGTGACGTCGTCGTGCACATCATGCAGCCCGCCATCCGCCAGTACTACAACCTGGAAGAAATCTGGGGCGGCAAACCGGTGCGCGTGAAGCTGCTGCCGGAATCGACCCGAGTGGCACCGATCCCCGCCGACAACGGCTACGACAACGCCGAAGCCTGA
- the rlmH gene encoding 23S rRNA (pseudouridine(1915)-N(3))-methyltransferase RlmH, translating into MKLIVAAVGTRMPDWVETAWADYAKRLPADCALELREIKPEPRTTGKTPAQMMAAEAKRIEAALPAGALRLALDERGRDLTTMALSQKLEQWRAGGQDVAFLVGGPDGLDADLKASCSGQLRLSSLTLPHPMVRVVLAEQLYRAWAIMTNHPYHRA; encoded by the coding sequence GTGAAGCTGATTGTTGCGGCGGTGGGTACGCGAATGCCGGACTGGGTAGAGACTGCCTGGGCCGACTACGCCAAACGCCTGCCCGCCGATTGCGCGCTGGAACTGCGCGAGATCAAGCCCGAACCGCGCACCACCGGCAAGACGCCCGCCCAGATGATGGCGGCGGAAGCCAAACGCATTGAAGCCGCATTACCCGCTGGCGCGCTGCGGCTGGCGCTGGACGAACGCGGCCGCGACCTGACCACCATGGCCTTGTCGCAAAAGCTGGAACAATGGCGCGCGGGCGGCCAAGACGTCGCTTTTCTGGTTGGCGGCCCAGATGGCCTGGACGCCGATTTGAAGGCCTCGTGCAGCGGCCAACTGCGCTTGTCGTCGCTGACCTTGCCGCATCCCATGGTCCGCGTGGTGCTGGCCGAACAGCTCTATCGCGCATGGGCCATCATGACCAATCACCCCTACCACCGCGCCTGA
- the nadD gene encoding nicotinate (nicotinamide) nucleotide adenylyltransferase: protein MKRIGLLGGSFDPVHVAHVTLAKSALDTLNLTSVELIPAGNPWQRAALHATGEQRRDMLELAIAGHDGLLVNPVEIERDGPTYTIDTLRGLPQGARYVWLLGADQLANFCTWRNWRDIASLVDLAVATRPGTPLTPPPELTAWLQAQGHSLEELPFAPMAVSASDIRRRLAAGESTDGLLAPAVAAYIAAHQLYR, encoded by the coding sequence TTGAAGCGCATCGGTCTCCTGGGCGGCAGCTTTGACCCCGTCCACGTCGCCCACGTCACGCTGGCAAAAAGCGCGTTGGACACGCTGAATCTAACCTCCGTGGAACTGATTCCCGCCGGCAATCCCTGGCAGCGAGCAGCCTTGCACGCCACGGGCGAACAACGCCGTGACATGCTGGAGCTGGCCATCGCCGGGCACGACGGGCTGCTCGTCAACCCCGTCGAAATCGAACGCGACGGCCCCACCTACACCATCGACACGCTGCGCGGCCTGCCCCAGGGCGCGCGCTATGTCTGGCTGCTGGGTGCCGACCAACTCGCCAATTTTTGCACCTGGCGTAATTGGCGCGACATCGCCAGTCTGGTGGATCTGGCCGTGGCTACCCGCCCCGGCACCCCGCTTACGCCGCCCCCGGAACTGACCGCGTGGCTGCAAGCGCAAGGTCACAGCCTGGAAGAATTGCCCTTTGCGCCCATGGCGGTATCCGCTTCCGACATCCGTCGGCGGCTGGCCGCGGGCGAATCCACTGACGGCCTATTGGCCCCGGCCGTCGCCGCCTATATTGCGGCGCACCAACTTTACCGATAA